One window of the Daphnia pulex isolate KAP4 chromosome 8, ASM2113471v1 genome contains the following:
- the LOC124199276 gene encoding transmembrane protease serine 11D-like produces MRPPSNKKDPPRTFGIQKSVRVVHCSKEKSQFVSDLKMTAPSFFAVAFLLTFTFPADGLVYQTNDAIIIEDANLPSSPFMAKSIGDFYGAAAPVYNPYSACLLFGSPVRFYPWARPTNIPAHLRNRHPESKNTCGAGPTKTLSFDEQRVVGGVEAEKNAWPGIVALRLNGNFFCGGSLIAPDQILTAAHCVDWITESNIKYLTIELGMHTLNPSDAQEVRTVRRLTIHGGWNPNTNANDIAILTLSSPVTYTSTISPVCLPSSRQYVEYVDQDAAIIGWGLTSDEGSVANVLQQATVQTVTNSQCRRSYPQLISSMLCAAAPGKDTCQGDSGGPIFIRSSSGSPWTQVGIVSYGAGCADPNFPGVYTRVTSFRTWITAYTNV; encoded by the exons ATGAGGCCCCCCTCCAATAAAAAGGACCCCCCTAGAACATTCGGGATTCAGAAGAGCGTCCGAGTTGTCCACTGCAGCAAGGAGAAAAGCCAATTTGTATCAG ATTTGAAAATGACGGCCCCATCTTTCTTTGCGGTTGCCTTTCTGTTGACGTTTACCTTTCCGGCCGACGGTCTCGTCTACCAAACGAACGATGCAATCATCATCGAAG ATGCTAACCTGCCCAGCAGCCCATTCATGGCCAAGAGTATCGGCGATTTCTACGGGGCAGCAGCGCCAGTCTACAACCCTTACTCCGCCTGCCTACTTTTCGGCTCTCCCGTCCGCTTCTATCCGTGGGCACGTCCTACCAACATTCCAGCCCATCTCAGAAATCGTCATCCGGAGTCAAAGAATACCTGCGGCGCTGGACCGACTAAAACGCTAAGCTTTGACGAGCAGCGAGTCGTTGGAGGAGTCGAGGCTGAAAAGAATGCCTGGCCCGGCATC GTGGCGCTGCGATTGAACGGCAATTTCTTCTGCGGCGGATCTCTGATTGCACCTGATCAAATTCTGACGGCCGCTCACTGCGTCGACTG GATAACTGAGAGCAACATCAAGTACTTGACGATCGAGCTGGGCATGCACACCTTGAACCCCAGCGACGCTCAAGAGGTGAGAACGGTCCGTCGCCTAACAATCCACGGAGGATGGAATCCAAACACAAAC GCCAACGACATCGCCATCCTCACCCTCTCGTCGCCCGTGACTTACACGTCAACCATATCGCCCGTCTGTTTGCCATCGTCACGTCAATACGTCGAGTACGTCGATCAAGATGCGGCCATCATCGGATGGGGATTAACGTCGGACG AAGGATCCGTGGCTAATGTGTTGCAGCAGGCTACCGTCCAGACGGTGACCAACTCGCAATGCAGAAGAAGCTACCCGCAACTTATCAGCAGCATGCTGTGCGCCGCTGCACCCGGAAAAGACACCTGTCAG GGAGATAGCGGCGGTCCAATTTTTATCCGATCCTCATCAGGATCCCCTTGGACACAAGTTGGAATCGTCAGCTACGGTGCCG GGTGTGCTGATCCCAATTTCCCTGGCGTCTACACTAGGGTGACGTCATTCAGGACTTGGATCACGGCATACACCAATGTCTGA
- the LOC124199274 gene encoding trypsin-1-like isoform X1, producing MTASILFLLALVAMMCCSCPVSGLVYQTRDAIIMEDENMGGDDEYYQSTNLPSNTFMLKERSCFTNEGSIGTCTSLRSCYPTIKLSQVNQEEMWVMFTRGTCSYGGENGKQMYGVCCPKQSSGVRNSYMSTNPYTRPTNIYSWLQNPYRPTKPVTTMTNGLAEQSADKQSTCGAGPTKTLSFDEQRIVGGTDAQKNSWPSIVSLRLNGQFFCGGSLLSDNQILTAAHCVDRLTKETIPQLTVDFGMHRLNPNDAHVTKKVRRLTIHKDWDDKTNANDIAIITLSSPVTYTSTISPVCLANSNDQFADQEAAIIGWGTTSEGGSLSSVLQQATVKVTTNAQCKTSYSTLATSMLCAAAPGKDTCQGDSGGPLLVRSAPGSPWTQAGIVSFGNGCARPGFPGVYTRVSSYGMWIWKHSLF from the exons ATGACGGCATCGATCCTTTTCCTATTGGCCCTGGTTGCCATGATGTGCTGCTCCTGTCCAGTCAGCGGCCTCGTCTACCAAACCAGAGATGCCATCATCATGGAAG aCGAAAACATGGGAGGCGACGACGAGTATTACCAATCGACCAACCTGCCGAGCAACACCTTCATGTTGAAGGAACGCTCGTGTTTCACAAACGAAGGAAGCATCGGCACTTGCACTTCGCTGCGATCCTGTTATCCCACCATCAAATTATCTCAAGTCAACCAAGAGGAAATGTGGGTCATGTTCACTCGTGGGACTTGCAGCTACGGCGGAGAAAACGGCAAACAg ATGTACGGAGTCTGTTGCCCGAAACAATCCAGTGGGGTCCGCAATTCTTATATGTCCACTAATCCGTACACCAGGCCGACAAATATTTACTCGTGGCTGCAGAATCCGTACAGGCCGACAAAACCCGTGACGACGATGACCAATGGATTGGCCGAACAATCCGCGGATAAGCAATCCACCTGTGGCGCTGGGCCGACAAAGACGCTGAGCTTCGACGAGCAGCGCATCGTCGGCGGCACTGACGCCCAAAAGAATTCGTGGCCCAGCATC GTTTCGCTGAGATTAAACGGCCAATTTTTCTGCGGCGGATCTCTGCTTAGTGATAATCAAATCCTGACGGCCGCTCACTGCGTCGACCG GTTAACCAAGGAGACGATTCCGCAATTGACTGTAGACTTTGGCATGCACCGGTTGAACCCAAACGACGCCCATGTGACGAAAAAGGTCCGCCGATTGACGATTCACAAGGACTGGGATGATAAAACAAAC GCCAACGACATCGCCATCATTACCCTTTCGTCACCCGTGACTTACACGTCAACCATTTCGCCCGTCTGTTTGGCAAATTCCAACGACCAATTCGCAGACCAAGAGGCAGCCATCATCGGATGGGGAACAACGTCAGAAG GTGGGTCTTTGTCGTCTGTGCTGCAGCAAGCTACCGTTAAAGTCACAACCAATGCACAATGCAAAACCAGTTACTCAACCCTAGCCACAAGCATGCTCTGTGCCGCTGCACCTGGAAAAGACACCTGTCAG GGAGACAGCGGCGGTCCACTTCTCGTCCGATCCGCACCAGGATCACCGTGGACTCAGGCTGGAATCGTCAGCTTTGGTAACG GATGCGCCAGACCTGGATTCCCAGGTGTTTACACCAGAGTGTCATCATACGGAATGTGGATTTGGAAACACTCGCTATTCTAA
- the LOC124199274 gene encoding trypsin-1-like isoform X2, which produces MTASILFLLALVAMMCCSCPVSGLVYQTRDAIIMEDENMGGDDEYYQSTNLPSNTFMLKERSCFTNEGSIGTCTSLRSCYPTIKLSQVNQEEMWVMFTRGTCSYGGENGKQMYGVCCPKQSSGVRNSYMSTNPYTRPTNIYSWLQNPYRPTKPVTTMTNGLAEQSADKQSTCGAGPTKTLSFDEQRIVGGTDAQKNSWPSIVSLRLNGQFFCGGSLLSDNQILTAAHCVDRLTKETIPQLTVDFGMHRLNPNDAHVTKKVRRLTIHKDWDDKTNANDIALLTLASPVTFTPAISPVCLPETSEQYAYKDAAIVGWGTVKEGGSLPTVLKQSTVKVLANSKCKQSYPTITGNQLCAAAPGTDTCQGDSGGPLFVRSLGGSWTQTGIVSYGIGCARPNYPGVYTRVTAYRQWIRSYAKV; this is translated from the exons ATGACGGCATCGATCCTTTTCCTATTGGCCCTGGTTGCCATGATGTGCTGCTCCTGTCCAGTCAGCGGCCTCGTCTACCAAACCAGAGATGCCATCATCATGGAAG aCGAAAACATGGGAGGCGACGACGAGTATTACCAATCGACCAACCTGCCGAGCAACACCTTCATGTTGAAGGAACGCTCGTGTTTCACAAACGAAGGAAGCATCGGCACTTGCACTTCGCTGCGATCCTGTTATCCCACCATCAAATTATCTCAAGTCAACCAAGAGGAAATGTGGGTCATGTTCACTCGTGGGACTTGCAGCTACGGCGGAGAAAACGGCAAACAg ATGTACGGAGTCTGTTGCCCGAAACAATCCAGTGGGGTCCGCAATTCTTATATGTCCACTAATCCGTACACCAGGCCGACAAATATTTACTCGTGGCTGCAGAATCCGTACAGGCCGACAAAACCCGTGACGACGATGACCAATGGATTGGCCGAACAATCCGCGGATAAGCAATCCACCTGTGGCGCTGGGCCGACAAAGACGCTGAGCTTCGACGAGCAGCGCATCGTCGGCGGCACTGACGCCCAAAAGAATTCGTGGCCCAGCATC GTTTCGCTGAGATTAAACGGCCAATTTTTCTGCGGCGGATCTCTGCTTAGTGATAATCAAATCCTGACGGCCGCTCACTGCGTCGACCG GTTAACCAAGGAGACGATTCCGCAATTGACTGTAGACTTTGGCATGCACCGGTTGAACCCAAACGACGCCCATGTGACGAAAAAGGTCCGCCGATTGACGATTCACAAGGACTGGGATGATAAAACAAAC GCCAATGACATCGCCCTCTTGACGCTAGCCTCACCCGTGACTTTCACGCCGGCCATTTCACCCGTCTGTTTGCCGGAGACGAGCGAGCAGTACGCCTACAAAGATGCGGCCATCGTCGGATGGGGGACAGTGAAAGAAG GTGGGTCTTTGCCTACCGTCCTGAAGCAATCGACCGTCAAGGTACTGGCCAATTCGAAATGCAAGCAAAGTTACCCTACCATTACCGGCAATCAGCTCTGCGCTGCCGCCCCCGGGACAGACACTTGCCAA GGTGACAGCGGTGGTCCCCTATTCGTGCGATCGTTGGGGGGTTCTTGGACCCAAACTGGAATCGTCAGCTACGGAATCG GATGTGCCAGACCGAATTACCCCGGCGTTTACACCAGAGTGACTGCGTACAGACAATGGATCCGATCGTACGCAAAAGTCTGA